One region of Centropristis striata isolate RG_2023a ecotype Rhode Island chromosome 3, C.striata_1.0, whole genome shotgun sequence genomic DNA includes:
- the lsm3 gene encoding snRNA-associated Sm-like protein LSm3: MADEVEQQPTTNTVEEPLDLIRLSLDERIYVKMRNDRELRGRLHAYDQHLNMILGDVEETVTTVEIDEETYEELYKSTKRNIPMLFVRGDGVVLVAPPLRVG, translated from the exons CAACCGACAACCAACACGGTTGAGGAGCCTCTGGACCTGATCAGACTCAGTCTAGACGAGAGGATCTACGTCAAGATGAGGAACGATCGGGAGCTCCGTGGTCGACTGCAT gcgtACGATCAGCACCTGAACATGATTCTGGGCGACGTGGAGGAGACGGTGACGACGGTGGAGATCGACGAGGAGACTTATGAAGAATTATACAAG TCCACCAAGAGGAACATCCCCATGCTGTTTGTCCGAGGCGACGGCGTGGTCCTGGTAGCCCCGCCCCTCCGGGTGGGCTAG